A stretch of DNA from Coccidioides posadasii str. Silveira chromosome 1, complete sequence:
AGAGAGGCCCTGATCTCTATTGACTCAGGAATATCTGTCTTTGACAGTCTTGTCAGCACTTGTTTTATTTATAATACCTAGCTTCTCATGGGGCCGCTCTTAAAATGCCGACGGTACAGCAGTCAAAGATGGGCCGGGCTTCGGCATTTGATACCCCAGAGTACTCCAGGACTCCAGAGATAGCAACTGTGTatactccatacggagtactccgcaCTGCCGTTTTTCATTGATTTAGCATAGACCCTTTCTGGCATACCGGTAGGCCAAGCTGACCCGGTATCAAACTGCCGCTATTGGCTCTCGGCTACGGATCTGTTTGCCTCCGCCTTGGGAGTGGAGTGGAGAAAGGGCCACCGGGTAAGGCGCAAGCCGTTAAACAAGCATTTAGAGCAGGGATCCGGACCTAGTTTTGGGGGCCTGGAAGTTCATGGCAGTGGGAAACTGTTTCGATGAAGGAGGACTGGAACTGGAATCTACATGTTTCTAAACGGAGGAGAATCAAGTGATTCCGGGCAATTGATTATGAAGGATAACCTGTTAGAACCTTGCACAGAATGCGTTGGGATGCTTCAAACGGATAGCCATGCTGTCAAACTCACCAGCCTCCCTTGCAGGACCCCTGTGCAGTCCAAATGCGATATGGATGACCGTAACCGGCGGCCGGCGGCTGATGTTTATCTATTTATGCTGCCTGTCTGATTCAGCACCGAACACGCGGTCTGAGTATCAGCAGCAACAGAGAAGGAGCTTCCCGGACTCAGCATCACGTGGGCCGCTTCGCCTTCCCACacatataaaatataaagcGTGGTTGGAGTCATGTTGCCTAACTTGCGAATCTCGCGGGAGAGAGAGTGCGTGTGCGTGCgtgagagagtgagagataGATAGATAGAGGGAATCAGTTTACGACACCGCTGCCGTGCTCACACGTTATTCGATTTCTATACCCAGAAACCATGTGTCTCTCAACGTTACGCAGCATTTACTCTCAGTCACTCCCCCCACCCGCAGCATTTACTGAGAAAAATGTCCCTTCTCGGAGTGGCCGGGTCTTCATCGTGACCGGCGGCAATGCGGGCATTGGGTTCGAACTATGCAAGCTACTCTATGCCACAGGAGCGACGGTATACATGGCATCGAGATCAAAGGTGAGAGCCCAAAGAGCGCAAGGGATGGTCAATATCGCTATTGATCATCCGCAATCTACGCGTTGTTGATAAGCCTCAAGAGTCAGTCTTGCTAACACCCACCAAGGATCGAGCAGAAGCTGCCATCAAATCGATCACCGAGTCGTCGCCGCAGCCCGAAACACCAAGCACTCTCAAATTTCTCCACCTGGACCTCAACGATCTAGACTCCGTCAAGGAAGCTGCAGCAACCTTTGCGCAGCAGGAGTCAAAGCTCGATATCCTTTGGAACAACGCAGGCACTGGCGCCAACCTCGTGCAGGTCGGGGCTAAAACAGCACAAGGCTTCGAAGCTATGGTTGGTATGCACTGCATCGCGACTCTATTGTTCACCGAACTCCTTCTTCCCCAGCTTCGCGCTGCAGTGGCTGCCGCCCTAGAGTACCCAGGCTCCGTTCGCGTGGTGTGGACATCTAGCTTCATAGCCGAGGGTGGGACACCGAAGTACGGTATTGACTTTAAACGTCTGGATCAAGGTACAACTGGTCGTGTTCGCAACTATGCCGTTTCCAAAGCTGGGACTTGGATGTTAGGTCGGGAAATGGCTCAGCGATACGGCAAGGATGGCATTATTAGCGTCATTCAAAACCCGGGTTTCCTGAAGAGTGGTGCGTACGGTGGCACTCCGGCTATCAATATGCTGCTCATGAATGGCCTGCTTCGTGACCCAAAATTTGGCGCGTACACTGAGCTATACGCTGCGTTCTCGCGCGACATTACTCTGGAGAACAACGGTGCTTATATCATCCCTTGGGGAAGGATTCGTTCCGACAACGATTGTCCGCGGAAGGATATTATCAAGGCCATGACGCCAGTCGAACAAGGTGGATTAGGCTATCATACAAAGTTCTGGGAATGGTGTGAGCAGAAGTATAAGCTGTTTGCACATTCCGCTAGTTGAATGAACCACGGAGGGCCTCAACGATGCttatttcccttttttttaaacttTTATTCTGGGTTAACTGTGGAGAGGTTTCGGATGTCAAGCTTGGATTGCAGGGGGAGCAGTTGTTAATATTCTTAATTCGAGTAACTGCAAGGTTTCACGGGAAAGCAATCCATTCTGGGCAACTTCTCTGTAGCATTTTTCATATTGATCGCAATAATTGTGGTGAGCGCAGCacatgtacagagtatgttACTTACATATGCCCCCTACTATCCATCGGTGATTAAGTTACGAACCCAAGCGATCGACCGTAACTACGGAATAGCGAGATCTCACATCTCATACATCATGTCTGCCGTGTTCCGTACAGCTGCTAACTCAGCTAGCCTATAACATCCTTATACGAAGAATATCCTTTCTATTCTACTAAATACTGGATTTTGGTTTTTTCTGTAGAATTCTCTTATTTACTATATTCCCGCGATAGCTCTCCTGGGTAGTCCACCATTGGCCAAAACAGTTGTTCATAAGTTTGGGGGCTGTCTGTTTGGGGCTACCCGGAGAAATGCAAACCCAGTTGCTTGCCTAATATTGGGTAGCTCCTTTCTCTCCGGCCTTTGCTGCAGATGGACAAAATTATGTCTCTGGGTGCTCTCTGTTCACCTGTGTTGATACCTCAATTTCGATCTCTGCTTCCCTACATCATACCTCAGCTGTTAGGTCAGCTCCGGTGTGAGCATTTGCTAGTTGATCAACTGAAACCTCCCTGTCACTTGGTGGCCCAAACTAC
This window harbors:
- a CDS encoding uncharacterized protein (EggNog:ENOG410PH86~COG:Q~BUSCO:10620at33183), whose product is MCLSTLRSIYSQSLPPPAAFTEKNVPSRSGRVFIVTGGNAGIGFELCKLLYATGATVYMASRSKDRAEAAIKSITESSPQPETPSTLKFLHLDLNDLDSVKEAAATFAQQESKLDILWNNAGTGANLVQVGAKTAQGFEAMVGMHCIATLLFTELLLPQLRAAVAAALEYPGSVRVVWTSSFIAEGGTPKYGIDFKRLDQGTTGRVRNYAVSKAGTWMLGREMAQRYGKDGIISVIQNPGFLKSGAYGGTPAINMLLMNGLLRDPKFGAYTELYAAFSRDITLENNGAYIIPWGRIRSDNDCPRKDIIKAMTPVEQGGLGYHTKFWEWCEQKYKLFAHSAS